The following are from one region of the Cloacibacterium normanense genome:
- a CDS encoding FtsW/RodA/SpoVE family cell cycle protein, which yields MEQQENKFELLKGDKVLWMVIILISFFSVFPVYSASSNLEYIVQNGTTTGHVIKHMFFVFLGLAIMRAVGTVKYEHIGKLSSILLGIMVILLFVTMFTGQKIDGASASRWLKIPGTPISFQPSSFAYLMLIIYLCRYLTKKIKRERLPIENIFYIFGPVLLVFILVAKDNGSTALMILIVSLAVMLVGQLSSKYILGFLGISGLFVGIFLFLALKTDLIGSNRVHTWVSRIETFANSKKNANVEDETVKAKNYQVNQAKAAIVHGGITGMGPGKSALKQMLPQSASDFIFAIIVEEYGFFGAFALITLYMIMMIRIVMIASKMRAFFGSLLVLSLGIMIFVQLAVNIAVAVNLIPVTGQPLPLISYGGTSMLVTYLQLGIILNVSSRILTFEEEGMGKKQNVEEINDIA from the coding sequence ATGGAACAACAAGAAAACAAATTTGAACTTTTAAAAGGCGACAAAGTGCTTTGGATGGTGATTATTTTAATCTCCTTCTTTTCCGTGTTCCCTGTATATTCTGCAAGTTCTAACTTAGAATACATTGTGCAGAATGGTACAACTACGGGACACGTTATCAAGCATATGTTTTTTGTTTTCTTAGGTTTAGCCATTATGAGAGCTGTAGGAACAGTAAAATACGAACACATCGGAAAACTGAGCAGTATCCTTCTCGGAATTATGGTGATTTTACTTTTTGTAACCATGTTTACGGGACAAAAAATCGACGGAGCGTCTGCTTCTCGTTGGTTAAAAATCCCTGGAACCCCTATTTCTTTTCAGCCTTCAAGTTTTGCATACCTCATGTTAATTATCTATTTGTGCAGATATTTAACTAAAAAAATTAAAAGAGAAAGACTTCCGATAGAAAACATATTTTACATTTTCGGACCAGTTTTATTGGTTTTCATTTTGGTTGCAAAAGACAATGGTTCTACTGCTTTGATGATTCTAATAGTTTCATTAGCAGTAATGTTGGTTGGTCAACTTTCCTCCAAATACATCCTTGGATTTTTAGGAATTTCAGGACTTTTTGTGGGAATTTTCTTGTTTTTGGCTTTAAAAACAGATTTAATTGGCAGCAATCGTGTTCATACTTGGGTAAGTAGAATAGAAACTTTTGCCAATTCTAAGAAAAATGCCAATGTAGAAGACGAAACTGTAAAAGCAAAAAATTACCAAGTCAACCAAGCAAAAGCAGCCATAGTTCATGGCGGAATTACAGGAATGGGACCAGGAAAATCTGCATTGAAACAGATGCTTCCACAGTCTGCTTCGGATTTTATTTTCGCCATTATTGTAGAAGAATATGGTTTTTTTGGAGCATTCGCACTCATCACTTTATACATGATTATGATGATTAGAATCGTGATGATTGCCAGTAAAATGCGGGCATTTTTCGGGAGTTTATTGGTGCTGAGTTTAGGAATTATGATTTTCGTGCAACTCGCAGTAAATATTGCTGTAGCGGTAAATCTTATTCCAGTAACAGGACAACCGTTGCCTTTAATAAGTTACGGTGGAACATCAATGCTCGTAACTTATCTTCAATTAGGAATTATTCTGAATGTAAGTTCAAGAATTCTCACCTTCGAAGAAGAAGGAATGGGCAAAAAACAGAATGTAGAAGAAATTAATGATATAGCGTAG
- the murG gene encoding undecaprenyldiphospho-muramoylpentapeptide beta-N-acetylglucosaminyltransferase has translation MSKKLKVLMSGGGTGGHIFPAVAIAQEIQKRFPDAEFLFMGANGKMEMEKVPQAGFKIEGLNIAGFDRGNLLANVNLPFKVISSLLKARKIIKEFQPDFAVGTGGFASGPALFIAARMGIPTFIQEQNSLPGKTNIFNAKKAKTVFTSYPNMEKFFHGTKTLFLGNPIRKNIITDIIDSDLAKEKLGLEKGKLTILSVGGSLGSRTLNNGWKENINQVLEKNYQLIWQTGKLDYKNILEETKDIHSRNIQIVEFIKNMEMAYSAADVIVSRAGAIAISELAIAKKPVLLVPFPFAAEDHQTKNAQTLVDKNAAKMVKDTEMKEKFWNTLSEICENEGLRKEMAQNLDFFAKPKATEEIVDEIFKNLNIKE, from the coding sequence ATGAGCAAAAAATTAAAAGTTTTAATGAGTGGTGGTGGAACAGGTGGTCACATCTTTCCTGCTGTTGCCATTGCGCAGGAAATACAAAAACGTTTTCCTGATGCAGAATTTTTGTTCATGGGTGCCAATGGAAAAATGGAGATGGAAAAAGTTCCGCAAGCTGGCTTCAAAATTGAAGGATTAAACATTGCAGGCTTTGACAGAGGTAATCTTTTGGCTAATGTTAATTTGCCATTCAAAGTGATTTCTAGTTTGCTTAAAGCTAGAAAAATCATCAAAGAATTCCAACCAGATTTTGCGGTAGGAACAGGAGGTTTTGCAAGTGGACCAGCATTATTCATTGCTGCGAGAATGGGAATCCCTACTTTTATTCAAGAGCAGAATTCTCTTCCTGGGAAAACCAATATTTTCAATGCTAAAAAAGCAAAAACCGTTTTCACCTCTTATCCAAATATGGAAAAATTCTTCCACGGAACGAAAACGTTATTTTTAGGAAATCCTATCAGAAAAAACATTATTACTGATATCATTGACAGCGATTTAGCCAAAGAAAAATTAGGTTTAGAAAAAGGGAAATTAACGATACTTTCAGTAGGCGGTTCTTTAGGTTCTAGAACTTTGAACAACGGCTGGAAAGAAAACATTAATCAAGTTTTAGAAAAAAATTACCAACTCATTTGGCAAACTGGTAAACTAGATTATAAAAATATTTTAGAAGAAACGAAAGACATTCACAGCAGAAACATTCAAATTGTAGAATTTATTAAAAACATGGAAATGGCTTATTCTGCGGCAGATGTAATTGTTTCTAGAGCTGGAGCGATTGCGATTTCTGAATTAGCCATTGCTAAAAAGCCAGTTTTGCTGGTTCCTTTTCCTTTTGCGGCAGAAGATCATCAAACCAAAAACGCTCAGACTTTGGTGGACAAAAACGCTGCTAAAATGGTGAAAGACACAGAGATGAAAGAGAAATTCTGGAACACGCTTTCAGAAATTTGCGAAAACGAAGGTTTGAGAAAAGAAATGGCTCAAAATTTAGATTTTTTTGCAAAACCAAAAGCGACAGAAGAAATTGTAGATGAGATTTTTAAGAATTTGAATATTAAAGAGTAA
- the murC gene encoding UDP-N-acetylmuramate--L-alanine ligase, whose protein sequence is MKNYQNFYFVGIGGIGMSALARYFHAAGKNVLGYDKTETKLTTELQKEGISITFEDVVDEKISSLKKEETLVIYTPAIKVLGILDYFNENGFEVLKRAKVLGMITEDTNCIAVAGTHGKTTTSSLVAHLCKVANLPFSGFLGGIAENYKSNFIFNGTEMSVLEADEYDRSFLNLSPDWAIITSIDADHLDIYGDTETIEQGFRDFADLVPENDQLFVRKGVNIGRPCKTYAVNEEADYYSDNLHIVDGWMMFDFHAGEQTVEFAWQIPGTHNVENATAAIAVLHNLGADFSAIQEGISSFKGIKRRYTKHTFENGKIYVDDYAHHPTELNAVIGSIRTFNPNKKLLVAFQPHLFSRTRDFADGFAESLAAADELLLLDIYPARELQKDFEGVTSDWLLEKVQLEKKEVCSLSEAFDKIKEKDFDILLTVGAGNIDTLYDPIMNWIGTLKN, encoded by the coding sequence ATGAAAAACTATCAAAACTTTTACTTCGTAGGAATCGGTGGAATCGGGATGTCTGCTTTGGCAAGATATTTCCATGCTGCTGGGAAAAATGTTTTGGGTTATGATAAAACCGAAACCAAACTCACTACAGAACTTCAAAAGGAAGGAATTTCTATCACTTTTGAAGATGTGGTAGATGAGAAAATTTCGTCTTTGAAGAAAGAAGAAACATTAGTGATTTATACACCTGCGATTAAAGTTTTGGGAATTTTAGATTATTTTAATGAAAATGGTTTTGAAGTTTTAAAACGTGCAAAAGTTCTCGGTATGATTACCGAAGATACCAATTGTATCGCAGTAGCAGGAACGCATGGCAAAACTACTACTTCAAGTTTGGTAGCACATCTTTGCAAAGTGGCGAATCTTCCATTTTCAGGATTTTTAGGTGGAATTGCAGAAAATTACAAGTCAAATTTCATCTTTAACGGGACAGAAATGTCTGTTTTAGAAGCTGATGAATATGACAGAAGTTTCCTCAATCTTTCACCAGATTGGGCAATTATTACTTCTATTGATGCAGACCATCTTGATATTTATGGAGATACTGAAACCATAGAACAAGGATTTAGAGATTTTGCAGATTTAGTGCCAGAAAACGACCAACTTTTTGTGAGAAAAGGCGTAAATATTGGCAGACCTTGTAAAACGTATGCAGTAAATGAAGAAGCTGATTATTATTCTGATAATCTGCACATTGTAGACGGTTGGATGATGTTTGATTTTCATGCGGGCGAACAAACCGTAGAATTTGCATGGCAAATTCCGGGAACGCATAATGTAGAAAATGCAACGGCTGCGATTGCAGTTTTGCACAATTTGGGAGCAGATTTTTCGGCAATTCAAGAAGGAATTTCTAGTTTCAAAGGAATTAAAAGACGTTATACCAAACATACTTTTGAAAATGGTAAGATTTATGTAGATGATTATGCGCACCACCCAACAGAACTGAATGCGGTAATTGGTTCCATCAGAACTTTTAACCCAAATAAAAAACTGTTGGTAGCGTTTCAGCCACATTTATTCAGCAGAACCAGAGATTTTGCAGATGGTTTTGCAGAAAGTTTAGCGGCAGCAGATGAATTGTTATTATTAGACATTTATCCAGCAAGAGAATTACAAAAAGATTTTGAAGGGGTAACTTCTGATTGGTTGCTAGAAAAAGTACAGTTAGAGAAAAAAGAAGTGTGCAGTTTAAGCGAAGCCTTTGACAAAATCAAAGAAAAAGATTTTGACATTTTGCTTACAGTAGGCGCAGGAAATATAGACACTTTGTATGATCCAATTATGAATTGGATTGGTACATTGAAAAATTAA
- a CDS encoding cell division protein FtsQ/DivIB: MDWYIEKLKLEKLGRKFMKNKWRILKIFVTVVIFGFLLSFSLKRFNDRKIDEQSIIVKLNDSSSPVYFVDEKDIRTIVERYNSTKKVGDVDIPSLEKKLNELPAVDSANVYLNLNGKLNVDIKQRVPVFRLNNGGKGFYVDKKGIEFPISKTYSHPCMLVSGDVKKKEYKKLIELIEKINKDSFCKNFFVGITKENGNFNLATSDGNYKVEIGDLDRIDFKVKGFKTFVEKYLVYQAPEKYSKISVKYDNQIVTTLNSGYKPEEDSLQTNEQTLINTVTGTQKTEEKTIN, encoded by the coding sequence TTGGATTGGTACATTGAAAAATTAAAATTAGAAAAACTCGGACGTAAGTTTATGAAAAACAAGTGGAGAATTCTCAAAATTTTTGTCACAGTAGTCATCTTCGGATTTCTATTGAGCTTCTCTTTGAAGAGATTCAATGACCGAAAAATTGATGAGCAATCTATCATCGTAAAATTAAATGATAGCTCCTCTCCTGTTTATTTTGTAGACGAAAAAGACATTAGAACCATTGTAGAAAGGTATAATTCTACAAAAAAAGTGGGCGATGTAGATATCCCGAGTTTAGAAAAAAAATTAAACGAATTGCCTGCTGTAGATAGCGCAAACGTTTATTTGAATTTAAATGGAAAACTGAATGTTGACATCAAACAAAGAGTTCCCGTTTTTAGATTAAATAATGGAGGAAAAGGATTTTATGTAGACAAAAAAGGAATAGAATTCCCAATTTCTAAAACATACTCTCATCCTTGCATGCTGGTTTCTGGCGACGTGAAGAAGAAAGAGTATAAAAAACTCATTGAGTTAATAGAAAAAATAAACAAAGACAGTTTCTGCAAAAATTTCTTTGTAGGCATTACAAAAGAAAACGGAAACTTCAATCTTGCAACCAGCGACGGAAACTATAAAGTAGAAATCGGTGATTTAGATAGAATAGATTTTAAAGTAAAAGGTTTTAAAACATTTGTAGAAAAATATTTGGTTTATCAAGCTCCAGAAAAATATTCTAAAATTTCTGTGAAATATGATAACCAAATCGTAACCACGCTTAATTCTGGCTATAAACCCGAAGAAGATAGTTTACAAACAAATGAACAAACCCTAATAAACACCGTAACAGGAACACAAAAAACCGAAGAAAAAACAATTAATTAA
- the ftsA gene encoding cell division protein FtsA, producing METHDYSVGLDIGTTKIVAIVGRKNAHGKIEVLGVGKAKSLGVHKGIVNNISQTISSIKAAISEAEKSSGVPIHRVTVGIAGKHIRSLQHSDYIMRENPDKYITDEDIEILKDQVKKLVMLPGEEIIHVLPQEYKVDSEGEIQEPIGMHGKRLEANFHVVVGQMGSIRNIARCVREAGLEMEALTLEPLASSEAVLTTEEKEAGVAIVDIGGGTTDIAIFKDNIIRHTCVIPYGGGIITDDIKEGCSIIEKHAEQLKVKFGSAVPDLEKDSTFVTIPGLHGRPDKEISLKSLASIINARVEEILEMVNTELKAYGAYEQKRKLIAGIVLTGGGSNLKNLRQLANYVTGFDARIGFANEYIANDKNQYLKSPEFATSIGLLMESLKIHDKKPVEKPVEEPKVIEVPQAENTVEEVKTEEQEITQHIEEVKKNKPTFGQSILEKVKKFFEEVE from the coding sequence ATGGAAACACATGATTATTCAGTAGGTTTAGACATTGGTACCACGAAAATTGTTGCCATTGTAGGCAGAAAAAATGCCCACGGAAAAATTGAAGTTTTAGGCGTAGGTAAAGCCAAAAGTTTGGGCGTTCACAAAGGAATTGTGAACAATATTTCTCAAACGATAAGCTCTATCAAAGCTGCTATTTCAGAAGCAGAAAAATCTTCAGGAGTTCCTATTCATAGAGTAACCGTAGGTATCGCAGGCAAACACATTCGTAGTCTGCAACACTCAGATTACATCATGAGAGAAAACCCAGATAAATATATCACAGATGAAGATATAGAAATCTTAAAAGACCAAGTAAAAAAACTGGTCATGCTTCCTGGTGAAGAAATCATACACGTGCTTCCACAAGAGTACAAAGTAGATTCTGAAGGCGAAATCCAAGAACCAATCGGTATGCACGGAAAACGTCTAGAAGCAAATTTCCACGTAGTTGTTGGTCAAATGGGAAGCATCAGAAATATCGCGCGTTGCGTTCGCGAAGCTGGTTTAGAAATGGAAGCGCTTACTCTAGAACCTCTTGCCTCTTCAGAAGCTGTTCTTACTACTGAAGAAAAAGAAGCGGGAGTTGCCATCGTAGACATCGGTGGTGGTACTACAGATATTGCTATTTTTAAAGATAACATCATTCGTCATACTTGCGTCATTCCTTATGGTGGCGGAATTATCACAGATGATATTAAAGAAGGCTGTTCAATCATAGAAAAACATGCAGAGCAACTGAAAGTAAAATTCGGGTCTGCCGTTCCAGATTTAGAAAAAGACTCTACGTTTGTTACCATTCCAGGTTTACACGGAAGACCAGACAAAGAAATTTCTCTAAAATCTTTGGCAAGTATTATCAATGCAAGAGTAGAAGAAATTCTCGAAATGGTAAATACAGAATTAAAAGCCTATGGAGCTTATGAACAAAAACGTAAACTCATCGCGGGAATTGTTTTAACCGGTGGCGGTTCTAATCTTAAAAACCTTCGTCAGTTAGCCAATTATGTAACAGGATTTGATGCGAGAATTGGTTTTGCCAATGAATATATTGCCAATGACAAAAACCAATATCTAAAATCTCCAGAATTTGCTACTTCAATTGGTTTATTGATGGAAAGTTTAAAAATTCATGATAAAAAACCTGTAGAAAAACCTGTAGAAGAGCCAAAAGTAATAGAAGTTCCTCAAGCAGAAAATACAGTAGAAGAAGTAAAAACTGAGGAGCAAGAAATTACACAACACATCGAGGAAGTGAAGAAGAACAAACCTACTTTTGGACAATCCATCCTTGAAAAAGTAAAAAAATTCTTCGAAGAAGTAGAATAA
- the ftsZ gene encoding cell division protein FtsZ, whose protein sequence is MENTLNTGFSFDLPKGNSSIIKVIGVGGGGNNALKHMYEKGIHGVDFIICNTDAQTLDNNPISTKVQLGAAITEGLGAGADPEVGEKSALESIDEIKAVLGHNTKMVFITAGMGGGTGTGAAPVIAKIAKEMGILTIGIVTVPFSFEGKRRLEQAENGLEKLRNNVDSLIVINNDKLRQQFGNLGFKSGFAKADEVLANAAKGMAEVITGYFDVNIDFRDARSVLQNSGTALMSTGTASGENKAEEAVKKALDSPLLNDNKITGAKNVLLLIRSGNEEATMDEIGLINDHIQREAGNTADIIFGVGTDAELGDSISVLVIATGFAADDQKYAGPTEKIRYSLEDTPSSPKVKRESPFGRTSTEKSQENPMQNSSKSMFFLDDSNESNTPDFPSNSVNQFAETQAAVMEERIEELRFFEDESLSIESSYQTFEVEEQENNVLELFSFDDEDVLESQSFTFETEEKKTTIIEETQFNAAQEVENVKLSVEETKEEISFIVEEKTVETYKPKAETKTLVEEKPIEFTFKIAEEIEEVKTVFENHTEEKITFTETKIEEEFKFIEKNTATEKVQARRDKLKEFNSRYQTIENENEFENIPAFRRKNINIGHENASQQQISSFLSENNGRVQLRENKFLNKDVD, encoded by the coding sequence ATGGAAAATACATTAAATACAGGGTTTTCATTCGATTTACCAAAAGGAAATTCATCTATCATAAAAGTAATTGGTGTAGGTGGTGGAGGTAACAATGCGTTGAAACACATGTACGAGAAAGGAATTCATGGAGTAGATTTTATCATTTGTAACACCGATGCACAAACACTAGATAATAACCCAATTTCTACAAAAGTTCAGTTAGGAGCTGCCATTACAGAAGGTTTAGGAGCTGGAGCAGATCCAGAAGTTGGAGAAAAATCTGCCTTAGAAAGTATTGATGAAATCAAAGCTGTTCTAGGTCATAATACCAAAATGGTTTTCATAACCGCAGGAATGGGTGGCGGAACTGGTACTGGTGCTGCTCCTGTTATTGCAAAAATTGCCAAAGAAATGGGAATTTTAACCATTGGTATTGTTACCGTTCCTTTTAGTTTTGAAGGAAAAAGAAGACTAGAACAAGCCGAAAATGGTTTAGAAAAACTTCGCAATAATGTAGATTCCTTAATTGTTATTAATAACGATAAACTTCGTCAACAGTTCGGTAACCTTGGCTTCAAATCTGGTTTTGCTAAGGCAGATGAAGTGTTAGCCAATGCTGCTAAAGGTATGGCAGAAGTGATTACTGGTTATTTCGATGTAAATATAGACTTCCGTGATGCGCGTTCAGTTTTACAAAATTCAGGAACTGCTCTCATGTCTACAGGAACCGCTTCTGGTGAAAACAAAGCAGAAGAAGCAGTGAAAAAAGCACTCGATTCTCCATTATTAAACGATAATAAAATCACAGGCGCTAAAAACGTTCTTCTCCTTATCAGAAGTGGAAACGAAGAAGCTACAATGGACGAAATCGGCTTAATTAATGACCACATTCAGCGCGAAGCAGGAAACACTGCAGATATTATTTTCGGTGTAGGAACAGATGCAGAATTGGGAGATTCTATCAGCGTATTGGTTATTGCCACTGGTTTTGCAGCGGATGATCAAAAATATGCAGGTCCAACCGAAAAAATTAGATATTCATTAGAAGATACTCCTTCTTCTCCAAAAGTGAAGAGAGAATCTCCATTTGGCAGAACTTCTACTGAAAAATCTCAAGAAAATCCAATGCAAAATTCATCAAAAAGCATGTTTTTCTTAGATGATTCTAATGAGAGCAACACTCCAGACTTCCCTAGCAATTCTGTGAATCAATTTGCAGAAACACAAGCGGCAGTAATGGAAGAAAGAATAGAAGAACTTAGATTTTTTGAAGACGAAAGTTTAAGCATCGAAAGCAGTTATCAAACTTTTGAAGTAGAAGAACAAGAAAATAATGTTTTAGAATTATTTTCATTTGATGATGAAGACGTTTTAGAATCTCAATCTTTCACTTTTGAAACAGAAGAAAAGAAAACGACTATTATTGAAGAAACTCAGTTTAATGCTGCACAAGAAGTAGAAAATGTGAAACTTTCTGTGGAAGAAACCAAAGAAGAAATTTCTTTCATTGTAGAGGAAAAAACGGTAGAAACGTATAAACCAAAAGCAGAAACGAAAACTTTAGTTGAAGAAAAACCTATTGAATTTACCTTCAAAATTGCAGAAGAAATAGAAGAAGTAAAAACCGTTTTTGAAAATCACACTGAAGAAAAAATCACTTTTACAGAAACTAAAATTGAAGAGGAATTTAAATTTATTGAAAAAAATACTGCTACAGAAAAAGTTCAGGCAAGAAGAGATAAGTTGAAAGAGTTCAACTCTCGTTATCAGACGATAGAAAACGAAAATGAATTCGAAAACATTCCTGCTTTCAGAAGAAAAAACATCAATATAGGTCACGAAAATGCTTCTCAACAGCAAATTTCTAGTTTCCTTTCTGAAAACAACGGAAGAGTACAACTCAGAGAGAACAAGTTTTTAAACAAAGACGTAGATTAA
- a CDS encoding GatB/YqeY domain-containing protein, producing MSLELTINEAIKTAMREKDKVALDSLRAVKSQILLLKTEAKGADVSAEQEIAILQRMIKQRKDSYEQFVAQNRNDLAEVELAQMKVIEQFLPAQLSAEELEAEIKKIITEVGAESLKDLGKVMGTASKTLAGKSDGKSISEMVKKLLS from the coding sequence ATGAGTTTAGAACTTACCATAAACGAAGCGATTAAAACCGCAATGAGAGAAAAAGACAAAGTTGCTCTTGACTCTCTAAGAGCCGTAAAATCTCAAATTCTCCTGCTCAAAACTGAAGCAAAAGGAGCTGATGTTTCTGCAGAACAAGAAATTGCCATTCTCCAAAGAATGATTAAGCAAAGAAAAGATTCTTACGAACAATTTGTTGCTCAAAATAGAAATGATTTGGCAGAGGTAGAATTGGCACAAATGAAAGTGATTGAACAATTTTTACCTGCTCAACTTTCTGCGGAAGAATTGGAAGCAGAAATTAAAAAAATTATTACCGAAGTAGGCGCAGAATCTCTAAAAGACTTAGGAAAAGTTATGGGAACTGCTTCTAAAACTTTGGCAGGAAAATCAGATGGAAAATCTATCTCTGAAATGGTGAAAAAACTATTATCATAA
- a CDS encoding BrxA/BrxB family bacilliredoxin, whose translation MYPADLVMPMKAELTDKGFQDLTSAEQVNDALKQPGTTLVMVNSVCGCAAGAARPGVIYSLTGDKKPDHLTTVFAGFDTEAVAEARKHFAPFPPSSPCVALFKDGELVHMLERHHIEGNPAGAIAANLQAAYEEFC comes from the coding sequence ATGTATCCAGCAGATTTAGTAATGCCAATGAAGGCAGAACTCACAGATAAAGGTTTCCAAGACCTTACCTCAGCAGAACAAGTAAATGATGCACTTAAACAACCGGGAACTACCCTAGTTATGGTAAATTCGGTTTGTGGTTGCGCAGCAGGAGCAGCAAGACCAGGCGTTATTTATTCTTTAACTGGTGATAAAAAACCAGACCATTTGACTACTGTTTTTGCAGGTTTTGACACAGAAGCGGTAGCAGAAGCTAGAAAACATTTTGCACCATTCCCACCAAGTTCACCTTGTGTTGCGCTTTTCAAAGATGGCGAATTGGTTCACATGTTAGAAAGACACCACATCGAAGGAAATCCTGCAGGTGCTATTGCGGCGAATTTACAAGCAGCTTACGAAGAATTTTGCTAA
- a CDS encoding GH3 auxin-responsive promoter family protein: protein MATKALFNMAVNWFIRQRIDQIQNFMKHPIETQNGVLFSQLFHAEETEYGKKFGFKDISSYRDFQQQVPIVNYEEFEPYIEKARQGQKDISWPGVIRQFAKSSGTTNAKSKFIPISDESLEECHYKAGKDLISIYANNHPDNKLFLNKNLRLGGSAELYESFNTKFGDLSAILIENLPFWVEITTVPSKKTSLMSEWETKLKAIVSEVKNQDVGSLTGVPSWMMVLLQRILTETGKGNISEIFPNLEVFFHGGISFKPYREQYKKIIGKNINYYEIYNASEGFFGIQDRSGSDEMLLMLDYGIFYEFIPMDKFDRNNLQAIPLEEVELGKNYAVVISTNGGLWRYLIGDTVKFTSLSPHRIQISGRTKHYINAFGEELMIDNVETALKKACDATEAHVLDYTGAPVFMSEGKSGAHEWLIEFAKHPNNFEAFSKIFDDTLKSINSDYEAKRYLNMTLNPPIIHMAKEKLFYQWMESRGKLGGQNKVPRLSNDREYIDPLLELNKN, encoded by the coding sequence ATGGCAACAAAGGCTCTCTTCAATATGGCTGTAAATTGGTTTATTCGACAAAGAATAGACCAAATTCAGAATTTTATGAAACATCCTATTGAAACTCAAAACGGAGTTTTATTTTCTCAGCTTTTTCATGCAGAAGAAACAGAATACGGCAAAAAATTCGGTTTCAAAGACATTTCTTCTTACCGAGATTTTCAGCAACAAGTTCCTATCGTAAACTATGAAGAATTCGAGCCTTACATAGAAAAAGCAAGACAAGGGCAAAAAGATATTTCTTGGCCAGGAGTTATTCGCCAATTTGCTAAATCTTCTGGAACGACCAATGCCAAAAGCAAATTCATCCCTATTTCAGACGAAAGTTTAGAAGAGTGTCATTACAAAGCAGGAAAGGATTTAATTTCTATTTATGCAAACAATCATCCTGATAATAAATTATTTCTTAATAAAAATTTAAGATTAGGCGGAAGTGCAGAATTGTACGAAAGTTTCAATACTAAGTTCGGAGATTTATCTGCTATTTTGATAGAAAATCTTCCTTTTTGGGTAGAAATTACAACGGTTCCCAGCAAAAAAACTTCCCTAATGTCAGAATGGGAAACCAAACTGAAAGCCATCGTTTCAGAAGTTAAAAACCAAGATGTAGGAAGTTTAACCGGCGTACCAAGTTGGATGATGGTTTTGCTTCAAAGAATTTTAACCGAAACAGGAAAAGGCAATATTTCTGAAATTTTCCCAAATTTAGAAGTGTTTTTCCACGGTGGAATCAGTTTTAAACCGTACAGAGAACAGTATAAAAAAATCATCGGCAAAAACATTAATTACTACGAAATTTACAACGCTTCTGAAGGTTTCTTTGGAATTCAAGACAGAAGTGGTAGTGATGAAATGCTTCTGATGCTGGATTACGGAATTTTCTACGAATTTATTCCGATGGATAAATTTGACCGCAATAATCTTCAAGCGATTCCTTTGGAAGAAGTAGAACTCGGCAAAAATTATGCAGTGGTTATTTCTACCAATGGTGGACTTTGGCGTTATTTAATCGGTGATACCGTAAAATTTACATCTCTTTCTCCGCATCGAATTCAGATTTCTGGCAGAACCAAACATTACATCAATGCTTTTGGCGAAGAATTAATGATAGACAATGTAGAAACTGCGCTTAAAAAAGCATGTGATGCCACAGAAGCTCACGTTTTAGATTATACAGGAGCGCCCGTTTTTATGAGCGAAGGAAAATCTGGAGCGCATGAATGGTTGATTGAATTTGCCAAACATCCTAATAATTTTGAGGCGTTTTCTAAAATTTTTGATGATACTTTGAAATCTATCAATTCTGATTACGAAGCGAAACGTTACCTCAACATGACGCTGAATCCGCCAATTATTCACATGGCAAAAGAAAAACTTTTCTATCAATGGATGGAATCTAGAGGAAAACTGGGCGGACAAAACAAAGTGCCACGATTGAGCAACGACAGAGAATACATTGATCCTCTTTTGGAGTTGAATAAAAACTAA
- a CDS encoding AbrB/MazE/SpoVT family DNA-binding domain-containing protein yields the protein MELSIINIGNSKGIRLSKTILEKYNIQDKIELILEKGFIVLKPKAEPRKNWEKAFQEMHKNGDDQLLIDDVFDDENFEEWN from the coding sequence ATGGAACTATCAATCATCAACATAGGAAATTCTAAAGGAATAAGACTTTCAAAAACTATTCTAGAGAAATATAATATTCAAGATAAAATAGAACTCATTTTAGAAAAAGGCTTCATTGTTTTAAAACCTAAAGCAGAACCTAGGAAAAATTGGGAAAAAGCCTTCCAAGAAATGCACAAAAATGGCGATGACCAATTGCTTATTGATGATGTTTTTGACGATGAAAATTTTGAAGAATGGAACTAA